Proteins found in one Prochlorothrix hollandica PCC 9006 = CALU 1027 genomic segment:
- a CDS encoding L-threonylcarbamoyladenylate synthase codes for MPRAPLPPLFKTIAHLSAIAQAGALVSFPTDTVPALGIRPDRAADLFAAKGRAMTKPLILMGASRDDLLPYVDTAAVAEAVVAQWQRLMDRHWPGAVTFVLPVGTAGQPWAMALNPTNPTTLGLRVPDHPQAQAILRATGPLATTSANRSGEPALTDLRAIAVAFPQVAVLDPEGAIAGSGQPSTVVSWQGEGWQVLRQGTVQEIGVD; via the coding sequence ATGCCCAGAGCGCCATTGCCGCCCCTTTTTAAGACGATCGCCCACCTCAGTGCCATTGCCCAAGCGGGGGCGTTGGTCAGTTTTCCCACCGATACGGTGCCCGCCTTAGGGATACGGCCCGATCGGGCGGCGGATCTGTTTGCGGCCAAGGGACGGGCCATGACCAAGCCCTTAATCCTCATGGGGGCTAGCCGTGACGATCTGTTGCCCTATGTGGACACTGCCGCCGTCGCCGAAGCCGTGGTGGCCCAATGGCAGCGGTTGATGGATCGCCATTGGCCGGGGGCGGTGACCTTTGTTTTGCCAGTGGGGACCGCAGGACAACCCTGGGCCATGGCCCTCAATCCCACCAACCCCACCACCTTGGGGCTACGGGTGCCCGATCATCCCCAGGCCCAGGCCATTTTGCGGGCAACGGGTCCTTTGGCGACCACGAGCGCCAACCGATCGGGGGAACCGGCCTTGACGGATCTGCGGGCCATTGCCGTTGCTTTCCCCCAGGTGGCGGTGCTGGATCCGGAGGGGGCGATCGCCGGATCAGGACAACCCTCAACGGTGGTGTCCTGGCAGGGAGAAGGCTGGCAGGTGCTGCGCCAGGGTACTGTGCAGGAGATTGGAGTGGACTAA
- the urtC gene encoding urea ABC transporter permease subunit UrtC — protein MVVSRTMATGEGNGGRKQALLTEGLWLGGVVLVLTLILPLILSDFRLTLLGRFLALAIVALGIDLIWGFTGLLSLGHGIFFALGGYALAMHLNLQLPAGQPAGQLPEFFTLYGVSELPGFWQPFYSFPFTLGAIVVLPLVVAAILGYLVFRNRIRGVYFSILTQAALVVFFNLFNGQQKLINGTNGLKTSTQFLFGQEVGSPEMQFQFYVLTVLMLAVIYILCRGLTSGRFGRLLVAIRDDESRVRFSGYNPTLFKVVVFAVSGAMAGIAGALYTVQSGIVSPQYMDIAFSIEMVIWVAVGGRATLVGAIVGAVAVNYGRSLLSEKFPEVWLFFQGALFLLVVTVLPDGVVGWLRFRAWDQVTRLLGRSPYTSTYPGLDLNEAVIQEKKQFEEPKDHP, from the coding sequence ATGGTGGTGAGTCGCACAATGGCAACAGGGGAGGGCAACGGCGGACGCAAGCAGGCGTTGCTGACGGAAGGGCTGTGGCTGGGGGGAGTGGTCCTGGTGCTAACCCTGATCCTGCCCCTGATCCTGTCGGATTTTCGGTTAACCTTGCTGGGTCGTTTTCTGGCCTTGGCGATCGTGGCCCTGGGGATTGACTTAATTTGGGGCTTTACAGGGCTACTGAGCCTGGGCCATGGCATTTTCTTTGCCTTGGGGGGCTATGCCTTGGCCATGCACCTCAACTTGCAATTGCCAGCGGGCCAACCAGCGGGCCAATTACCTGAATTTTTTACCCTCTATGGGGTGTCGGAGTTACCCGGTTTTTGGCAACCGTTTTATTCGTTTCCCTTCACCCTAGGGGCGATCGTGGTGCTCCCCTTGGTAGTAGCGGCTATTTTAGGCTACCTGGTGTTCCGCAACCGCATTCGGGGGGTCTATTTTTCGATTTTGACCCAAGCGGCCTTGGTGGTGTTTTTCAATCTTTTCAATGGTCAACAAAAACTAATCAACGGCACCAATGGTCTCAAAACCTCTACCCAGTTTCTGTTTGGCCAGGAGGTGGGCAGTCCTGAGATGCAGTTTCAGTTTTATGTGCTGACGGTGTTGATGTTGGCGGTTATTTATATTCTCTGCCGAGGCTTGACCAGTGGGCGTTTTGGCCGGTTACTGGTGGCCATCCGGGACGATGAAAGTCGGGTGCGTTTTTCGGGCTATAATCCCACACTGTTTAAGGTGGTGGTCTTTGCCGTTTCGGGCGCGATGGCGGGCATTGCCGGTGCCCTGTATACGGTGCAGTCGGGCATTGTCTCACCCCAATATATGGATATTGCCTTTTCCATTGAGATGGTGATCTGGGTGGCGGTGGGGGGACGAGCTACCTTGGTGGGGGCGATCGTCGGGGCTGTGGCGGTGAACTATGGCCGCAGTTTGCTCAGTGAGAAGTTCCCAGAGGTGTGGCTCTTTTTCCAGGGGGCGCTGTTCCTGTTGGTGGTGACGGTGCTGCCCGATGGGGTGGTGGGCTGGCTGCGGTTCCGGGCCTGGGATCAGGTGACACGGCTGTTGGGCCGATCGCCCTATACCTCCACTTACCCCGGTCTGGACTTGAATGAAGCGGTAATCCAGGAAAAGAAACAGTTTGAGGAGCCTAAGGATCATCCTTAA
- the urtB gene encoding urea ABC transporter permease subunit UrtB, whose protein sequence is MVQTLLDGIFNGISIGAVLLLAALGLAIVFGLMGVINLAHGELMMLGAYTTFVVQNGFKAMDNPALFNLYIFAALPAAFLMAAAVGLLLERGVIRYLYGRPLETLLATWGVSLILRQWVRSVSWSLTIAVVLFSALFFGAMWFLSRRPNWDRIRGWAIALLLPLVSGISVSTGLLLNKTDKLAQPWFSARNIDVSAPGWLQGGLEIGTFQFPYARLFIIVLTALCLGGVYWFLQRSAWGLRIRAVTQNREMSSCLGIPTNTVDALTFALGSGLAGVAGCAVTLLGSVGPNLGGNYIVDAFMVVVVGGVGKLVGSIVAALAIGTVSYVVGSGTLATVLTSVQSEALQPLIDLVNFFATTSMAKVLVFALIIGFLQIRPAGMFPQKGRTVDA, encoded by the coding sequence GTGGTACAAACCCTCTTAGACGGTATTTTTAACGGCATTAGCATCGGTGCAGTATTGCTCCTTGCTGCCCTGGGGCTAGCCATTGTGTTTGGCTTAATGGGGGTCATTAACCTGGCCCATGGGGAACTGATGATGCTGGGAGCCTACACCACCTTTGTGGTGCAAAACGGCTTTAAGGCCATGGATAACCCCGCCCTGTTTAATCTCTATATTTTTGCTGCCTTACCCGCTGCCTTTCTGATGGCGGCGGCGGTGGGATTGTTGCTGGAACGGGGGGTCATTCGCTATCTCTACGGGCGACCACTGGAAACCCTGCTGGCCACCTGGGGCGTAAGCCTGATTTTGCGGCAGTGGGTGCGCAGCGTCAGTTGGTCCCTGACCATTGCCGTGGTGCTGTTTTCAGCCCTGTTTTTTGGAGCCATGTGGTTCCTCAGCCGCCGCCCCAACTGGGACAGAATCCGAGGTTGGGCGATCGCCCTGCTGCTCCCTCTGGTCAGTGGCATCAGCGTCAGCACCGGTCTGCTGTTGAACAAAACCGATAAGCTGGCGCAACCCTGGTTCAGCGCCCGCAACATCGATGTCAGCGCTCCCGGCTGGTTACAGGGGGGGCTGGAAATCGGCACCTTTCAATTCCCCTATGCTCGCCTCTTTATCATTGTGCTGACAGCCCTCTGTTTAGGGGGCGTTTACTGGTTTTTGCAGCGATCGGCCTGGGGGTTACGCATCCGAGCCGTGACCCAGAACCGGGAAATGAGTTCCTGTCTCGGCATTCCCACCAACACCGTCGATGCCCTCACCTTTGCCCTGGGTTCCGGGTTGGCGGGGGTGGCCGGTTGCGCCGTCACGCTCCTCGGCTCCGTCGGACCCAACCTGGGGGGTAACTACATTGTGGATGCCTTTATGGTGGTGGTCGTGGGGGGTGTGGGTAAGTTGGTGGGAAGCATTGTCGCTGCCTTGGCCATTGGTACCGTCAGCTATGTGGTCGGTTCTGGCACCTTGGCGACGGTTTTGACCTCCGTCCAATCGGAAGCCCTGCAACCCCTGATTGATCTGGTTAATTTCTTTGCCACCACCAGTATGGCTAAGGTGTTAGTTTTTGCGTTGATCATTGGTTTCCTCCAGATTCGGCCAGCGGGGATGTTCCCCCAAAAGGGTCGCACGGTGGATGCCTAG
- a CDS encoding cold shock domain-containing protein, which yields MVWLMNRGRLKQWHDDRGFGFIQPDEGNSDVFLHISALSKLSRRPQVGDIITYQLSRNPQGKLQANRATIAGVTASQPRSSGRSSAKSATPTPVLQGSVQGFAWGIVVLLVPVVVGASVYYWLKDNGPPPAIVQAKPNAPVAATPPPAAVNRPAATPKPTPTPIARPTLNPNANGSGVTVTSANSPQGSSNAGCNIKGNISISDSKKFYHVPGMPEYEGTRIQPEHGERWFCTEAEAIAAGWTQAPRPR from the coding sequence TTGGTTTGGCTTATGAATCGAGGTCGCCTTAAGCAATGGCATGACGATCGGGGCTTTGGATTTATTCAACCTGATGAGGGCAATTCCGATGTCTTTCTCCACATCAGTGCCCTCTCTAAATTGTCTCGTCGCCCCCAAGTGGGGGACATCATTACCTATCAACTCAGCCGCAACCCCCAGGGCAAGCTCCAGGCAAACCGTGCCACGATCGCCGGGGTTACGGCCTCCCAGCCCCGATCGTCGGGGCGATCCTCTGCCAAATCAGCTACACCCACCCCTGTTCTCCAGGGCAGTGTCCAGGGGTTTGCTTGGGGCATCGTCGTGCTGTTAGTCCCGGTGGTCGTCGGTGCCTCCGTGTACTACTGGTTGAAAGACAACGGGCCACCACCGGCTATCGTTCAGGCTAAACCCAATGCCCCCGTGGCGGCAACGCCTCCCCCCGCAGCGGTAAACCGCCCTGCCGCCACCCCTAAACCAACTCCCACGCCGATCGCGCGCCCCACCCTCAATCCCAATGCCAATGGTTCTGGCGTTACGGTAACCTCTGCTAATAGCCCTCAAGGATCCTCTAATGCGGGGTGTAACATCAAGGGCAATATTTCCATTAGCGACAGCAAAAAGTTTTACCACGTTCCAGGGATGCCAGAATACGAGGGAACCCGCATTCAGCCAGAACATGGGGAGCGGTGGTTTTGTACTGAGGCGGAGGCGATCGCTGCCGGATGGACCCAGGCACCGCGACCGCGATAG
- the urtA gene encoding urea ABC transporter substrate-binding protein produces the protein MKRRKFLVYSSAAIGTSIFLKACGGDTTAPTDDTTGTTDPTTEPAASTGGGDTIKVGLLHSLSGTMAISETTVVDAEELAIEEINAAGGILGKQIEIVKEDGASDWPTFAEKATKLIDQDAVSVVFGCWTSASRKAVLPVFESKNHMLWYPVQYEGQECSKNIFYTGAAPNQQIEPAVSWLLENKGKQFFLVGSDYVFPRTANTIIKEQLKALGGETVGEDYLPLGNTEVTPIISKIKAALPDGGVIFNSLNGDSNVAFFKQLKGAGMTPDKYPVMSVSIAEEEVRQIGKEFLVGHYAAWNYFQTVENPANTTWVEAFKAKYGADRVTNDPMEAAYIMVYLWKQAVEKAGTTDLEAVRMAAYGQEFDAPEGPVKMNPNHHISKWVRIGEVRDDGLFDIVYASDAAVDPIPWNQFVPETKGYACDWSDPAKGGKYEM, from the coding sequence ATGAAACGACGTAAATTTTTAGTCTATAGTTCCGCTGCGATCGGCACCAGCATTTTTCTGAAAGCCTGTGGCGGCGATACCACCGCCCCCACCGATGACACCACCGGCACCACCGACCCCACCACGGAACCCGCCGCCAGCACTGGGGGAGGCGACACCATCAAGGTGGGTCTGCTCCACTCCCTCAGTGGCACCATGGCCATTAGTGAAACCACCGTGGTCGATGCGGAAGAGTTGGCCATCGAAGAAATCAACGCTGCCGGGGGTATCCTGGGCAAGCAGATTGAAATTGTTAAGGAAGATGGAGCCTCTGACTGGCCCACCTTCGCCGAAAAAGCCACCAAACTCATTGACCAAGACGCGGTTTCCGTGGTTTTTGGTTGCTGGACTTCCGCCAGCCGCAAAGCCGTGTTGCCCGTGTTTGAATCGAAAAATCATATGCTCTGGTATCCGGTGCAGTATGAAGGGCAGGAATGTTCCAAGAACATCTTCTATACCGGTGCTGCCCCCAACCAGCAAATCGAACCGGCGGTGTCTTGGTTGCTGGAGAATAAAGGCAAGCAATTCTTCCTGGTGGGATCCGATTATGTGTTCCCCCGCACCGCTAACACCATTATTAAGGAGCAGCTCAAAGCCCTGGGTGGTGAAACCGTGGGTGAAGACTATCTTCCCCTGGGGAATACCGAAGTTACCCCCATTATCTCCAAAATTAAGGCTGCATTACCCGATGGCGGTGTAATTTTCAACAGCTTGAATGGGGACAGCAACGTGGCCTTCTTCAAGCAATTGAAGGGTGCAGGCATGACTCCGGACAAGTATCCCGTGATGTCCGTCAGTATTGCGGAAGAGGAAGTCCGCCAGATTGGTAAAGAGTTCTTGGTGGGCCACTATGCGGCTTGGAACTACTTCCAGACTGTTGAGAATCCTGCCAATACCACTTGGGTGGAAGCCTTTAAGGCCAAGTACGGGGCCGATCGGGTCACCAACGACCCCATGGAAGCTGCCTACATCATGGTTTATCTGTGGAAGCAGGCGGTGGAGAAAGCAGGCACCACGGATCTGGAAGCGGTGCGCATGGCGGCCTATGGTCAGGAGTTTGATGCTCCCGAAGGTCCTGTGAAGATGAACCCCAACCACCACATTTCTAAGTGGGTGCGCATTGGTGAAGTGCGGGATGATGGTCTGTTTGACATTGTTTACGCCAGCGATGCAGCGGTGGATCCCATTCCCTGGAACCAGTTTGTGCCTGAGACCAAGGGCTATGCCTGTGACTGGTCTGATCCGGCCAAGGGTGGCAAGTACGAAATGTAA
- a CDS encoding DMT family transporter — MLDLDLSRPTETRFSLATVLSLCIALLAVSFAPIFIRISETELGPNGTVFNRMLIFFVVFGGVRLLRGAIQGNAPETPLDSTSGTSPASSAITRNQWLLLMGVGLAAVTTLVLWAMSLQYTSVAKSMLLNNMTPIFTTLGGWLFLRQRFSGRFLLGMVIALGGALALGLEDIQGAVGGSLLGDIYALLSAVFLGVYFLVVEQLRHRFSATTILLWRCAIGSSFLLPLVWFTEGQLFPTTLSPWVAVIGLGLVSEGLGQRLLADAMKQLSSSFISIFLLLEPIVSAILAWAIFAEHLSPTTWVGFAVILSGIYLTQSGPGVTVVETH; from the coding sequence ATGCTAGATCTTGATTTATCCCGGCCCACCGAGACCCGATTTAGTCTCGCCACGGTTCTAAGCCTGTGTATCGCCCTGTTGGCCGTCTCCTTTGCCCCCATTTTTATCCGCATTAGCGAAACAGAACTGGGACCCAATGGCACCGTATTCAACCGGATGTTAATTTTTTTTGTTGTGTTTGGGGGGGTGCGGTTGCTGCGGGGAGCCATCCAAGGCAATGCCCCAGAAACCCCCTTAGATTCGACCTCAGGGACTAGCCCCGCATCGTCCGCCATCACCCGCAACCAGTGGTTGTTATTAATGGGTGTGGGTTTGGCAGCGGTGACGACCCTGGTGCTCTGGGCCATGTCGTTGCAATACACCAGTGTTGCCAAGTCAATGCTGCTCAATAACATGACCCCCATTTTCACCACCTTGGGGGGGTGGCTTTTTTTGCGGCAACGCTTCAGCGGCAGGTTTCTGTTGGGGATGGTCATTGCCCTGGGGGGAGCCTTAGCCCTGGGCCTGGAGGATATCCAGGGCGCTGTGGGGGGGAGCCTGTTGGGGGATATCTATGCCCTCTTGTCGGCGGTATTTTTGGGGGTTTACTTTTTGGTGGTGGAACAGTTGCGCCATCGCTTTAGTGCCACCACGATTCTGTTGTGGCGTTGTGCCATTGGTAGCAGTTTTCTGTTGCCCCTGGTCTGGTTCACGGAAGGACAACTGTTCCCCACCACCTTGTCCCCCTGGGTGGCGGTCATTGGCCTGGGGCTGGTGTCGGAAGGGCTGGGACAGCGGCTGTTGGCGGATGCCATGAAGCAGTTATCCTCCAGTTTTATTTCCATCTTTTTGCTGTTGGAACCGATCGTCAGTGCGATCCTGGCCTGGGCCATTTTTGCGGAACACCTCAGCCCCACCACCTGGGTCGGTTTTGCGGTGATCCTCAGTGGAATTTATCTAACCCAGTCTGGACCCGGTGTCACCGTCGTTGAGACCCATTAG
- a CDS encoding RNA-guided endonuclease InsQ/TnpB family protein, producing MKVRYQYRIYPTPQQVKGLNQLFGCCRVVYNDALAIVRSVPQGEKWPSNAELQKLVITQAKKTAEREWLADVSVVPLQQSVQDLGAAFKNFFESRSGKRKGSKVGFPRFKKKLNQQSARFVRTGFSLKGNKLELAKLGRFKVKWSRPLPSEPSSVTIIRNTAGQYHASFVVEISPINIEPLRPSIGVDLGIKTFAFLSTGDRVESPGYNRLDRKTRRFQRKLARQVKGSKRRAKTRLRLAKLKLKTANIRKDFLHKTTTQLIHENQVVVLEDLAVKNMLGNRKLARAISEQGWGTARTMCEAKANMVNDREVRIISRWEPTSQICSDCGFRWGKVALSVRSILCVSCGTEHDRDGNAAKNIEKSGLGLTQDSKWTKNGRKTRMSGNPTALSSQPCSEQLGLFA from the coding sequence ATGAAAGTACGATACCAGTACCGAATTTATCCGACACCGCAACAGGTCAAAGGGCTGAATCAGCTTTTTGGGTGTTGTCGAGTTGTGTACAACGACGCGCTGGCGATTGTGCGGTCAGTGCCGCAGGGCGAGAAATGGCCTAGCAATGCTGAACTGCAAAAGCTGGTGATCACTCAGGCCAAAAAGACGGCTGAACGGGAATGGTTGGCCGATGTGTCAGTCGTGCCCTTGCAGCAGTCGGTTCAGGATTTAGGTGCTGCCTTCAAGAACTTTTTTGAGAGCCGTAGCGGCAAACGAAAAGGGTCAAAGGTGGGCTTCCCTCGGTTCAAAAAGAAGCTGAACCAACAGTCGGCACGGTTTGTTCGGACGGGATTCTCCCTCAAGGGCAATAAGCTTGAACTAGCCAAGTTAGGCCGCTTCAAGGTGAAGTGGTCAAGGCCACTGCCCTCTGAACCTAGCTCTGTGACCATTATCCGTAACACGGCTGGGCAATACCATGCCAGCTTTGTAGTGGAGATTAGTCCCATCAACATTGAGCCACTACGGCCCTCAATTGGGGTAGATCTAGGCATCAAAACCTTTGCCTTTCTCAGCACAGGTGATCGGGTAGAATCCCCTGGATATAATCGGTTAGACCGCAAGACGCGACGGTTTCAGCGTAAGCTGGCCCGCCAAGTTAAAGGGTCTAAGCGTCGCGCAAAGACTAGGCTGCGCCTTGCAAAGCTGAAGCTAAAAACGGCCAATATCCGAAAAGACTTTCTGCACAAGACCACGACCCAGCTCATCCACGAAAATCAAGTGGTGGTGTTGGAGGATCTGGCGGTGAAGAATATGCTTGGTAATCGGAAGTTGGCACGAGCCATCAGTGAGCAAGGTTGGGGCACCGCACGAACCATGTGCGAGGCCAAGGCCAACATGGTTAATGATCGAGAGGTCAGGATCATCAGTCGGTGGGAGCCAACCAGTCAGATCTGTTCTGATTGTGGCTTTCGTTGGGGCAAGGTTGCTCTATCGGTTCGTTCCATCCTCTGTGTGAGTTGCGGAACCGAACATGATAGAGATGGTAATGCCGCCAAAAATATCGAAAAGTCTGGGTTGGGGCTAACCCAAGACTCTAAATGGACAAAGAACGGGCGTAAGACCAGGATGTCTGGCAATCCGACTGCTTTGTCTAGCCAGCCGTGCAGCGAACAGCTTGGACTATTCGCCTAG